The Streptomyces sp. NBC_00510 genomic interval GGGTCGGCTCGTACGCGAAGCTGACGCCGGAGTTCATCGGCATCCCGTTCTTCTACTGGTACCAGATGCTGTGGGTGTTCCTGTCCTCCGGACTGACGTACGCCGCGTACGTGCTGGTCCGTCGTGAGGAGCGGGCACGGAAGGAGGCCGCGAAGTGAAGGACGGGGTCAACGGCGTCGCACTCGGCGTCTTCATCTTCTTCTTCCTGGTCGTGACGGTCCTGGGCTTCCTGGCCGCACGCTGGCGCAGGGCGGAGAACGCACTGCACCTGGACGAGTGGGGCCTGGGCGGCCGCAGCTTCGGCGGCTGGATCACCTGGTTCCTGCTCGGCGGTGACCTGTACACGGCCTACACCTTCGTGGCGGTGCCGGCGGCGGTCTACGCGGCGGGTGCGTCCGGCTTCTTCGCCGTGCCGTACACGATCCTGGTCTACCCGCTGATCTTCACCTTCCTGCCGCGGCTGTGGTCGGTGTCGCACAAGCACGGCTACGTCACCACCTCCGACTTCGTGCGCGGGCGCTTCGGTTCCAAGGGCCTGTCGCTGGCGG includes:
- a CDS encoding DUF3311 domain-containing protein — protein: MSEPSGTSGRPPVVTTTRVIAGVCLVIPFVAMLWVGSYAKLTPEFIGIPFFYWYQMLWVFLSSGLTYAAYVLVRREERARKEAAK